CCTTTGCTTCCTTCGATCACTGTGATCGAGCCCTTTTTTAGCTGTCTTTTCCAAAAATATAGTCCTATTTCTTGTTTGATGGCTAGGTATTTAGTACCTTTTAAATTCGCGAAACAGAAGTGATTATTCACATTTTGTCGAAATAAATGTACTGGAAACAGAAATAGCACTGGCATATTAGGCGCTCGCCGAGTATTATAAAGAAGTCTGTGACGCAGATGGGAGGAATTACGGATGAACGGGAAGCAGCAGTTGGCTGAACAGTTAAGTCAATCGGCGAGTATGACCGCGCTGATCTCCATGATCGTATCGCTCGTCTGTATAGCGTTAGCTTGGTGGGCTTTGCAAAGCTTAAAGCTGGATTTGTTAATCCGGCAACCCAAAGGACCGCAGGGCAGATTGCTGCACTTGTTTCTTGCTATAATTTTGGGACAGTTGGTTTCTGGTTTCTTGTTGAACTACATCTCTTGGAGCCAGATGCTCTAGAATTTGTTTTAACATGAAGTAGGCGGGTTATATGATTTTATGACTGTGGATGTTGCAGGAATTGTCGAATAACATCGTGCCATATTGTTAACAATGGTAAACAAAAGAACCATACATGTATAACTGGCTGAATCAGTTAGAACGCAATGGTCGTCAAGTACAAAAAACGCTTGTATACTTGTTTTAATCAGTGGTATGATGGCAGTTAGGGTATTAGTAAAATCTTGTTTTTTTATGTAATGAAAAAGCAAGGCATGAAAATAGCGGAATATGTTCTTTTTTTCAAAAATGGAAAAGAGAAATGACGCGCGGAGGGAACCATAGATGAGCAAATTTATCGTCCGCGGTGGCAACAGATTGACCGGGAGTGTCAAAGTCAGCGGAGCCAAAAACTCAGTTCTGCCGATCATCGCCGCTTCTCTGTTAGGAGAAGAAGGAGAAAGTGTTATTATGGATGCACCTCCTCTAGACGATGTGATGACCATTAATAAAGTGCTGGAGTCCTTAGGAGCAGGCGTTACATACCAAGACGAGGTCATTCGTGTTGACGCGCGGAAGATAATTTCCTGTGAAGCCCCTTACGAGTGGGTTAGGAAAATGCGCGCATCATTTTTGGTTATGGGGCCATTGCTTACACGTTTGGGACGTACAAGAATCTCGCTTCCAGGCGGATGCGCAATTGGAACAAGACCTATTGATCAGCATTTGAAGGGGTTCGAAGCGTTGGGCGCCGAGATAAGCTTGGGCCAGGGCTTTATTGAAGCTAAAAGTAACGGTCGTCTGCGCGGAGCTAAAGTTTATTTGGATGTAGCCAGCGTAGGAGCAACCGAGAATATTATGATGGCCGCTACTCTTGCTGAGGGCGTAACTACCATTGAGAATGCTGCTAAGGAACCTGAGATCGTTGATCTCGCCAACTTCCTGAATGGCATGGGAGCCAAAGTACGCGGTGCAGGCACAGGCGTGATTCGTATAGAAGGCGTCGAGAAGCTGCATGGTGTAAAACATACGGTCATTCCCGACCGGGTAGAAGCAGGTACTTATATGGTTGCTGCTGCGATCACAGGCGGGAACGTATATGTAGAAGGCGCAATATCCGATCATTTGGGACCGGTTATATCCAAGATGGAAGAAATGGGTGTAACGATTCAACCCGATGAAAATGGTATTCGTGTCATTGCGGATAAGCCGCTAAAGGCCGTTGATGTTAAAACGCTGCCTTATCCTGGTTTTCCAACTGATATGCAGTCTCAGATGATGGCACTTCAACTTGCCGCTGAAGGAACGAGCATCATTACGGAAACTGTGTTTGAAAATCGTTTCATGCATGTGGATGAATTTCATCTCATGAATGCGGAAATTAAGGTCGAAGGTCGTTCGGCGATTGTAACTGGCAATGCTAAGTTGACGGGCGCGAAAGTAACCTCGACAGATTTGCGTGCAGGTGCTGCGTTAATTCTGACTGGACTTATTGCAGAAGGTACAACGGAGGTATCTGGCGTTCATCACATCGATCGTGGTTACGTTCATTTGGCTGAAAAACTGACTGGATTGGGAGCGGATATTTACAGAGTGACTGTAGATGAATCCAAACTGGATCATTCGGCCAGCACAGAGCGCGTTGTGGCAGAAGAAACGTCAGGGAATCTGTTCAAGAAGATTCAACCTTCCCTCGCCTAACCTTTAACGTATTGGCATAGGTATTAACTTGAACCATTAGAACCAAGTCCGAAAGGACTTGGTTTTTTTGTGTTTTTGCTGCCTGTCTTTTTCATTCTTTCAGTTCTCTCAAAACGGTTCTATCAAAGTGGACGACCTCATATGATTGAGAATATCTGCTGGAGTATATGTGTACTTTAGCCGGACACTTAACCCTTTGATGGAGGTTTCAGCTTATGAAAGATTCACAGGTTCGCATCCGTATACCAATACATCATCCTAAGGAACATCGCCAGGCCTCACTTGCGAAGGAAAGCTCTGGCTCTATAGCAACTTCGTTGCAGAAAAATAAGCTTATGCAGCAGCAGCCAGGCACAACAGGCGCATTGCCGCCTATCGCCAAGACCCATCGGCGTACCACAGCGTTGACTTCCACTTTACACACTGTCGGTGCGATGCTTCCTGATGCTGAAACAGCGACCAGTAACACAGGCGACGCAAGCAGGATACAGGGAGCGCAGCCGCATCTGCGACCTACATCCGGGCGAGCCCCGCGTTGGGGGAGCCGCCGCCCATGGCTGCCCTTTGCCGCCATGGCAGGGGTGCTGGTGCTTGCCATGGCGGTGCCCGCACTAATGGCATGGCCACGCCAGGCAGTGCAGCCTTTGCCGTCTGGGAGCCGCACAGCCGCACCCGCGCAGCCTAATACGGCGGCAAAGAGCGAGGCGCCCGTTACGCGCCTGCCGGGTGTCCCGCCGATGCCGGCCGTACCGGCTGCTCCAGCGCGCAGCGTGCCGGCTGCGGCAGAGCCGGACGTGCGGGTGTACGTCACGTCTACTGGCCGGACGGAGACACTGCCTTTGGAGCAATACATTGTCGGCGTAGTAGCAGCTGAAATGCCGCCCAGCTTTGAGGAAGAGGCATTGAAGGCACAGGCCATTGCCGCGCGTACCTTCATTACCCGGCGTTTGTTGGCTGATGATACCAGTGGTGCCCCGGCGGGCGCAGATGTGACAGATACCGTTAAACACCAGGCTTACATCTCCAAAGCTAAACTTACTAGAGAATGGGAGCATTCTGGTAAATCCGCAGATCTGACTAAAATTCGTCAGGCTGTACGCGACACCAAGGATACAATCATGGTATATGATGGCAAACCCATTACAGCTTCTTTTTTTTCTACCAGCAACGGCTATACCGAAAATTCAGAGGATGTATGGGCGAAGGCCGTGCCCTATTTACGAAGTGTGTCCAGTCCATGGGACAAGCAGTTGGCTCCTCGTTTTACAGAAACCGTTACACTGAGCCGTCAGAGCTTGTTCGATAGATTAGGATTGAGTCGTGCTGCGGTCACTGCTTCTACTGGAGGGGGGAGTATGCCAGAGATTCGTATACTCTCCAAAACAGAAGGGCATCGCATCAAAAAGATTGAGGTGGGAGGTTCGCTCTTTACGGGACCGGAGATTCGTAACAAACTAGGGCTACGATCGGCTGAATTTACGTGGAAGACCGAGGGGGATCGGATTGCTATAACGACCTACGGTTATGGTCATGGCGTCGGTATGAGTCAGTGGGGAGCCAACGGAATGGCCAAGGAAGGCCATACTGCCACTCAGATTCTTCTTCACTATTATACTGGCATTTCTTTTGCGAATGCCTCTCGTATTCTAAGTTAGTAAATTTTTCGTAACTTTGAAGTATAAAAGAGTTGCGCCCGGTAACACTGGTTACTGAGGTGATGAGCAAATGAGTGAACAAAATAAAAACCAGAACCAAAATCATGAAGATACACCCAAAACCTTTCAGGGTGGAAGAGCTTCACGGCCGTCTTCGTGGAAAAAGCTGTTGTCCAAAAGGTGGGCATACCCGGCAGCCTACATTGCCGCAGCAGCCATTATACTAACCTTAGTGTGGGTCTATCAGGATGCTAGCCATAAGTCTTTCAAACCTGACCCAGCTAGTCCATCGGTACAAAGCACAAGCGCAGTGAGTACCGATGTTAACGAACAACAACCAGAAAGTGTGGAGGTTGTTGCTCAGTCGGAAAATATCGCATGGCCGGTGGCAGATGCTAGCGCAGTGCAGGTCGTTAAGCCTTTCTTTGACGAAAACGCGACGGCTGATGAGCAAGCGGCAGCTATGGTAGAGTACGATAAAACATTTACCGCTAACACCGGGATTGACCTTTCTCGGTCCGACGATCAAGCGTTTGAAGTGAGAGCTGCACTGAGTGGGAAAGTATCCCGTGTGGAACAACATCCGCTGGTAGGTAACGTCGTAGAAATCACGCATGATAATAATCTCAAAACAGTGTACCAAAGCTTGAGCGATCTGAAAGTAAAAGAAGGCGATCAAGTGAAACAAAATGATGTGATTGCTTCAGCAGGTCGCAATGAGCTCGAAAAGGATTTGAAAACACATCTGCATTTTGAAGTGTACCAGGATGACAAGCCGGTGAATCCAACAGGTCTGCTTCCTAAAAAATAAATGGGTCATAGCTTTGCATGCAAAGCGGGGAATTCATATTCCCTGCTTTTTTCTTGTGTAGTTTTAGCGCATAAGGTAAACATAAGCTACTTTTGCCAAATAAATAGGCCTTCCGAAGCATGTCTTACCACCAAACCGCGAA
This window of the Paenibacillus polymyxa genome carries:
- a CDS encoding DUF1146 family protein codes for the protein MNGKQQLAEQLSQSASMTALISMIVSLVCIALAWWALQSLKLDLLIRQPKGPQGRLLHLFLAIILGQLVSGFLLNYISWSQML
- the murA gene encoding UDP-N-acetylglucosamine 1-carboxyvinyltransferase: MSKFIVRGGNRLTGSVKVSGAKNSVLPIIAASLLGEEGESVIMDAPPLDDVMTINKVLESLGAGVTYQDEVIRVDARKIISCEAPYEWVRKMRASFLVMGPLLTRLGRTRISLPGGCAIGTRPIDQHLKGFEALGAEISLGQGFIEAKSNGRLRGAKVYLDVASVGATENIMMAATLAEGVTTIENAAKEPEIVDLANFLNGMGAKVRGAGTGVIRIEGVEKLHGVKHTVIPDRVEAGTYMVAAAITGGNVYVEGAISDHLGPVISKMEEMGVTIQPDENGIRVIADKPLKAVDVKTLPYPGFPTDMQSQMMALQLAAEGTSIITETVFENRFMHVDEFHLMNAEIKVEGRSAIVTGNAKLTGAKVTSTDLRAGAALILTGLIAEGTTEVSGVHHIDRGYVHLAEKLTGLGADIYRVTVDESKLDHSASTERVVAEETSGNLFKKIQPSLA
- the spoIID gene encoding stage II sporulation protein D, with the protein product MKDSQVRIRIPIHHPKEHRQASLAKESSGSIATSLQKNKLMQQQPGTTGALPPIAKTHRRTTALTSTLHTVGAMLPDAETATSNTGDASRIQGAQPHLRPTSGRAPRWGSRRPWLPFAAMAGVLVLAMAVPALMAWPRQAVQPLPSGSRTAAPAQPNTAAKSEAPVTRLPGVPPMPAVPAAPARSVPAAAEPDVRVYVTSTGRTETLPLEQYIVGVVAAEMPPSFEEEALKAQAIAARTFITRRLLADDTSGAPAGADVTDTVKHQAYISKAKLTREWEHSGKSADLTKIRQAVRDTKDTIMVYDGKPITASFFSTSNGYTENSEDVWAKAVPYLRSVSSPWDKQLAPRFTETVTLSRQSLFDRLGLSRAAVTASTGGGSMPEIRILSKTEGHRIKKIEVGGSLFTGPEIRNKLGLRSAEFTWKTEGDRIAITTYGYGHGVGMSQWGANGMAKEGHTATQILLHYYTGISFANASRILS
- a CDS encoding M23 family metallopeptidase encodes the protein MSEQNKNQNQNHEDTPKTFQGGRASRPSSWKKLLSKRWAYPAAYIAAAAIILTLVWVYQDASHKSFKPDPASPSVQSTSAVSTDVNEQQPESVEVVAQSENIAWPVADASAVQVVKPFFDENATADEQAAAMVEYDKTFTANTGIDLSRSDDQAFEVRAALSGKVSRVEQHPLVGNVVEITHDNNLKTVYQSLSDLKVKEGDQVKQNDVIASAGRNELEKDLKTHLHFEVYQDDKPVNPTGLLPKK